The following are encoded in a window of Deltaproteobacteria bacterium genomic DNA:
- a CDS encoding type II and III secretion system protein family protein, producing MDRLLSSERVRARVATVSRSALVRSAVGLLLLLVSGPAQALNIDVSLRGTRVVRLRQPATQLSLGDVEVAEVKLVAPTQLLISGRKLGQTVLTIWQGNRPTNHVIRVTVPIDGVEEKLAAILPNEQIKLEAMGRTIVLTGRVSDPVVSERAQKLVDAHLQGMGQQARVLNFLTIRGRQQVQLRVKIAEVSRQALRQMGVNLWGRRGDYSGGLTSPGNRLATELAPDLGPRGNQLQVGGASVPGTPQAAAQASDTLPLLIAPFAADSFGLFFAAGGALPLSVAVSLLQGYGLAKILSEPTLVTYSGQQAQFLAGGEFPVPVPQALGQTSIEYKKFGVQLSFSPTVLGGEQIHLKVSVSVSERDQGGAVLLNGVSVPSLTTRHTETTVRMKNGQAFAIAGLLQDRIEAQNSKIPLLGDLPILGMFFRSKSFVRREAELVILVRAQLVQPLNPGEVPPLPGDDEISDPGALAFFLLGSIDPRIKVEKKETGPAGPYGYSQ from the coding sequence GTGGATCGGCTCCTCAGCAGTGAGCGCGTGCGCGCTCGCGTGGCAACCGTGAGTCGGAGCGCGCTCGTCCGGAGCGCGGTCGGGCTCCTGCTGCTCCTCGTCAGCGGCCCGGCGCAGGCCCTCAACATCGACGTGTCGCTGCGCGGGACGCGCGTGGTGCGCCTGCGCCAGCCCGCCACGCAGCTCAGCCTCGGGGACGTGGAGGTGGCCGAGGTGAAGCTCGTCGCCCCGACGCAGCTCCTCATCAGCGGGCGCAAGCTCGGACAGACCGTGCTCACCATCTGGCAGGGAAACCGGCCCACGAACCACGTGATCCGCGTGACCGTGCCCATCGACGGGGTCGAGGAGAAGCTCGCCGCCATCCTGCCCAACGAGCAGATCAAGCTCGAGGCGATGGGGCGCACCATCGTGCTCACGGGCCGCGTGAGCGACCCGGTGGTCTCCGAGCGCGCGCAGAAGCTCGTGGACGCGCACCTGCAGGGGATGGGGCAGCAGGCCCGCGTGCTGAACTTCCTCACCATCCGCGGGCGCCAGCAGGTGCAGCTCCGGGTGAAGATCGCCGAGGTCTCGAGGCAGGCGCTGCGCCAGATGGGGGTGAACCTCTGGGGGCGCCGCGGGGACTACTCGGGGGGGCTCACCTCGCCGGGTAACCGGCTCGCGACCGAGCTCGCCCCCGACCTCGGGCCGCGCGGGAATCAGCTCCAGGTGGGCGGCGCGAGCGTCCCCGGCACCCCCCAGGCCGCGGCGCAGGCCTCGGACACGCTGCCGCTCCTCATCGCCCCTTTCGCGGCCGACTCCTTCGGCCTCTTCTTCGCCGCGGGCGGGGCGCTCCCGCTCTCGGTCGCGGTCAGCCTGCTCCAGGGCTACGGCCTGGCCAAGATCCTCTCCGAGCCGACGCTCGTGACCTACTCCGGGCAACAGGCGCAGTTTCTCGCCGGCGGCGAGTTCCCGGTCCCGGTCCCGCAGGCGCTCGGCCAGACCTCCATCGAGTACAAGAAATTCGGTGTGCAGCTTTCTTTCTCACCGACCGTGCTGGGGGGCGAGCAGATCCACCTCAAGGTCTCCGTCTCGGTGAGCGAGCGCGACCAGGGCGGGGCCGTGCTGCTGAACGGCGTGAGCGTACCGTCGCTGACCACGCGCCACACGGAGACCACCGTGCGCATGAAGAACGGCCAGGCCTTCGCCATCGCCGGGCTGCTCCAGGACCGCATCGAGGCGCAGAACTCGAAGATCCCGCTCCTCGGCGACCTCCCCATCCTGGGCATGTTCTTCCGCAGCAAGAGCTTCGTGCGCCGCGAGGCGGAGCTCGTGATTCTCGTGCGCGCGCAGCTCGTGCAGCCGCTCAACCCCGGAGAGGTCCCGCCGCTCCCCGGCGACGACGAGATCTCCGACCCGGGGGCGCTGGCCTTCTTCCTGCTCGGCAGCATCGATCCGCGCATCAAGGTCGAAAAGAAGGAGACGGGCCCGGCGGGGCCCTATGGGTATTCGCAATGA
- a CDS encoding prepilin peptidase produces MRSAALDRPVRTLPGRCPCRRSQVLKLSIAAQLCFFGGLGAACLFDLRNRRVPNALTVGLAAAGLVARGLELGLGSIVPGLGGAAAGLALLFLPFHRGWVGGGDVKLLAAIGAWLGPLALLRAWLAAAVLGGLLAGVYWLRSRPEERRTIGLNVRLSLALGSVVAETDRPRQACPPYALALAGGALVQVFFFGGGHAL; encoded by the coding sequence ATGCGCTCCGCGGCCCTCGACCGGCCCGTTCGCACGCTCCCGGGAAGGTGTCCCTGCCGGAGGAGCCAGGTGCTGAAGCTCTCCATCGCCGCGCAGCTCTGCTTCTTCGGAGGGCTCGGCGCCGCGTGCCTGTTCGACCTGCGGAACCGGCGCGTGCCGAACGCCCTGACCGTGGGCCTGGCCGCGGCCGGGCTGGTGGCGCGCGGGCTGGAGCTCGGGCTGGGGTCAATCGTCCCCGGCCTCGGCGGCGCCGCGGCGGGACTCGCCCTGCTCTTTCTCCCTTTTCACCGGGGCTGGGTCGGCGGCGGAGACGTGAAGCTCCTGGCCGCGATCGGCGCCTGGCTCGGCCCGCTGGCCCTCCTTCGCGCCTGGCTCGCCGCGGCGGTCCTCGGCGGCCTCCTCGCCGGTGTCTACTGGCTGCGCAGCCGCCCCGAGGAGCGGCGCACGATCGGGCTCAACGTCCGCCTCTCCCTGGCCCTGGGGAGCGTGGTGGCCGAGACCGACCGCCCCCGCCAGGCCTGCCCGCCCTACGCGCTGGCCCTCGCCGGAGGCGCGCTCGTGCAGGTCTTCTTTTTCGGAGGGGGCCATGCCCTCTAG
- a CDS encoding pilus assembly protein has translation MPSRTPRQTHRRGLRREDGSVAVEVAIGMPILLMVLIGITMVAHGLTVRFVITGAAYDAARACGLAKTPTVDCAQAVVDAKLGGTSNRWCNATAVSVRQNAIPDVPLVQSLQVFVVCELKATLGTEMLRPYNAEITQVRASAELPY, from the coding sequence ATGCCCTCTAGAACGCCCCGGCAGACGCACCGCCGGGGCCTTCGCCGCGAGGACGGCTCCGTGGCGGTCGAGGTGGCGATCGGCATGCCGATATTGCTCATGGTGCTCATCGGGATCACCATGGTGGCCCATGGGCTCACCGTGCGCTTCGTGATCACCGGCGCCGCCTACGACGCCGCCCGGGCCTGCGGCCTGGCCAAGACGCCGACGGTGGACTGCGCGCAGGCCGTCGTGGACGCCAAGCTCGGGGGCACGAGCAACCGCTGGTGCAACGCGACGGCGGTGAGCGTGCGACAGAACGCCATCCCCGACGTGCCCCTCGTGCAGAGCCTGCAGGTCTTCGTGGTCTGCGAGCTGAAGGCCACGCTCGGCACGGAGATGCTCCGGCCGTACAACGCAGAGATCACCCAGGTGCGCGCGAGCGCAGAGCTGCCCTACTAG
- the cpaB gene encoding Flp pilus assembly protein CpaB, with protein sequence MELDLQKSRRRPSGLATVGFMVGAVLFAALAGVLVSSMLGKKYATEPVAPVVVALRDLPSGRPLTAQDLSLANWPISAMPRGTASSVAGLLRTAGVTLVPLAKGQPVLASQLAEKGSGLGVASMIPPSMRAMAIRTDDPVALGSLLYPGAVVDVIVTLQRSSMREENSVTTRTVLQQVKVLAVGEDTDPVTSAQRLLARRTATQGNMSMLSSSANDMKGVVTLLVKPDEAERLALASRQGRVNLVMRSPDDRNRVDTQGATPGVLMGQNPQAQVDGQPDGPGAMASGAAAHPEPKSRRSSKPVRRVSRRIITPPPTAKTPEQPKSSSGMVIYRGSAPQQ encoded by the coding sequence ATGGAGCTCGACCTTCAGAAATCCAGGCGCCGCCCGAGCGGGCTCGCGACCGTGGGCTTCATGGTGGGCGCGGTGCTCTTCGCCGCGCTGGCCGGCGTGCTCGTCTCGTCGATGCTCGGCAAGAAGTACGCGACCGAGCCCGTGGCGCCGGTGGTGGTGGCGCTCCGCGACCTTCCCTCCGGCCGGCCACTCACGGCGCAGGATCTGAGCCTCGCGAACTGGCCCATCTCCGCCATGCCGCGCGGGACCGCGTCGTCGGTGGCCGGGCTCCTCCGCACCGCGGGCGTGACGCTCGTGCCCCTCGCCAAGGGGCAGCCGGTCCTCGCCAGCCAGCTCGCCGAGAAAGGGAGCGGCCTCGGCGTGGCCTCGATGATCCCGCCCAGCATGCGCGCCATGGCCATCCGCACCGACGACCCCGTCGCCCTCGGCTCGCTCCTCTATCCGGGCGCCGTGGTGGACGTGATCGTCACCCTGCAACGCTCGTCGATGCGCGAGGAGAACTCGGTGACCACGCGCACGGTGCTGCAGCAGGTGAAGGTGCTCGCCGTGGGCGAGGACACCGACCCGGTCACCTCGGCCCAGCGGCTGCTCGCGCGCCGCACCGCGACGCAGGGCAACATGTCCATGCTCAGCTCGTCCGCGAACGACATGAAGGGGGTCGTCACGTTGCTGGTGAAGCCCGACGAGGCCGAACGTCTCGCGCTCGCCTCGCGGCAGGGGCGCGTGAACCTCGTGATGCGGAGCCCGGACGACCGCAACCGGGTCGACACGCAGGGGGCGACGCCGGGGGTCCTGATGGGGCAGAATCCCCAGGCCCAGGTGGATGGCCAGCCGGACGGCCCCGGCGCCATGGCCTCGGGCGCCGCGGCGCACCCCGAGCCGAAGTCGCGGCGGAGCAGCAAGCCCGTGCGGCGGGTGAGCCGGCGCATCATCACGCCCCCGCCCACGGCCAAGACTCCGGAGCAACCCAAGAGCTCGAGCGGAATGGTGATCTATCGTGGATCGGCTCCTCAGCAGTGA